Proteins found in one Lycium ferocissimum isolate CSIRO_LF1 chromosome 6, AGI_CSIRO_Lferr_CH_V1, whole genome shotgun sequence genomic segment:
- the LOC132059660 gene encoding RNA pseudouridine synthase 5 isoform X3 — protein MSKKAEVAAYFGVPWPTLNDGLTYHDIVRPTDAGLTLIKFYFRKYKNSAPLLGWLQRIQNKQITVDGKVVTLPDTELRAGAELVYHRLPWREPDAPYLLQVLFEDDHLIVVNKPSGLQVLPGGSYQQRTVLTQLQWHACKLTTTSSGCQKAHPVPVHRLGRGTSGILLCAKTKPGKSRLAAYFAEGTSVVEDKYTNSECNTMRKICKIYRALVSGVMAMDEVVIKQPIGTIKYPGVAKGLYVASPSGKPALSSVRVLDRDLENNCTLVQVEIQSGRPHQIRIHLSFIGHPLIAAIKDLRIRFLGTVDITCMRIK, from the exons ATGTCGAAAAAAGCAGAAGTTGCGGCCTATTTTGGAGTGCCATGGCCAACACTTAATGACGGATTAACCTACCATGATATTGTCCGACCCACCGATGCTG GTCTTACACTGATAAAATTCTACTTTAGAAAGTACAAAAATTCAGCTCCTTTACTAGG TTGGTTGCAGAGAATTCAAAATAAGCAG ATAACAGTTGATGGTAAAGTTGTTACCTTACCAGATACTGAACTCAg GGCAGGTGCTGAATTAGTATACCATCGCCTTCCTTGGAGAGAACCTGATGCACCTTACTTGTTACAAGTACTATTTGAAGATGACCACTTG ATTGTCGTAAATAAACCTTCCGGTTTGCAAGTTCTTCCTGGAGGGTCGTACCAGCAGCGGACCGTCTTGACACAACTCCAGTGGCATGCGTGCAAGCTGACAACCACTTCATCAGGTTGTCAAAAAGCACATCCAGTCCCAGTTCATCGTCTAGGAAGGGGTACATCAG GAATACTGCTCTGTGCAAAAACAAAGCCTGGTAAATCTCGCCTTGCAGCATATTTTGCTGAGGGGACGTCAGTTGTTGAAGACAA ATACACCAACTCAGAGTGCAATACAATGAGGAAGATTTGCAAGATATATCGAGCGCTAGTAAGTGGTGTGATGGCTATGGATGAG GTTGTCATCAAGCAACCAATTGGTACAATTAAATACCCTGGAGTTGCTAAAGGGCTGTATGTTGCTTCTCCTTCAG GGAAGCCAGCTCTGAGCAGCGTTCGCGTTCTTGATAGAGATTTGGAGAACAACTGCACATTGGTTCAG GTTGAAATTCAATCTGGAAGGCCACACCAAATCCGCATCCACCTCTCTTTCATTGGACATCCGCTAATTG CGGCTATCAAAGACCTGAGAATCCGGTTCCTGGGGACTGTGGATATAACTTGCATGCGCATCAAATAG
- the LOC132059660 gene encoding RNA pseudouridine synthase 5 isoform X1 yields MSKKAEVAAYFGVPWPTLNDGLTYHDIVRPTDAGLTLIKFYFRKYKNSAPLLGWLQRIQNKQITVDGKVVTLPDTELRAGAELVYHRLPWREPDAPYLLQVLFEDDHLIVVNKPSGLQVLPGGSYQQRTVLTQLQWHACKLTTTSSGCQKAHPVPVHRLGRGTSGILLCAKTKPGKSRLAAYFAEGTSVVEDKYTNSECNTMRKICKIYRALVSGVMAMDEVVIKQPIGTIKYPGVAKGLYVASPSGKPALSSVRVLDRDLENNCTLVQVEIQSGRPHQIRIHLSFIGHPLIGDPLYVSGGQPKCFHPELMGESFEKDGGYQRPENPVPGDCGYNLHAHQIVLIHPIINELIKITAPLPAFLQTQEERKANQPNSS; encoded by the exons ATGTCGAAAAAAGCAGAAGTTGCGGCCTATTTTGGAGTGCCATGGCCAACACTTAATGACGGATTAACCTACCATGATATTGTCCGACCCACCGATGCTG GTCTTACACTGATAAAATTCTACTTTAGAAAGTACAAAAATTCAGCTCCTTTACTAGG TTGGTTGCAGAGAATTCAAAATAAGCAG ATAACAGTTGATGGTAAAGTTGTTACCTTACCAGATACTGAACTCAg GGCAGGTGCTGAATTAGTATACCATCGCCTTCCTTGGAGAGAACCTGATGCACCTTACTTGTTACAAGTACTATTTGAAGATGACCACTTG ATTGTCGTAAATAAACCTTCCGGTTTGCAAGTTCTTCCTGGAGGGTCGTACCAGCAGCGGACCGTCTTGACACAACTCCAGTGGCATGCGTGCAAGCTGACAACCACTTCATCAGGTTGTCAAAAAGCACATCCAGTCCCAGTTCATCGTCTAGGAAGGGGTACATCAG GAATACTGCTCTGTGCAAAAACAAAGCCTGGTAAATCTCGCCTTGCAGCATATTTTGCTGAGGGGACGTCAGTTGTTGAAGACAA ATACACCAACTCAGAGTGCAATACAATGAGGAAGATTTGCAAGATATATCGAGCGCTAGTAAGTGGTGTGATGGCTATGGATGAG GTTGTCATCAAGCAACCAATTGGTACAATTAAATACCCTGGAGTTGCTAAAGGGCTGTATGTTGCTTCTCCTTCAG GGAAGCCAGCTCTGAGCAGCGTTCGCGTTCTTGATAGAGATTTGGAGAACAACTGCACATTGGTTCAG GTTGAAATTCAATCTGGAAGGCCACACCAAATCCGCATCCACCTCTCTTTCATTGGACATCCGCTAATTG GTGATCCTCTTTATGTATCTGGCGGGCAACCAAAGTGCTTTCATCCTGAATTAATGGGTGAAAGTTTTGAGAAAGATGG CGGCTATCAAAGACCTGAGAATCCGGTTCCTGGGGACTGTGGATATAACTTGCATGCGCATCAAATAGTTCTTATTCACCCCATCATAAACGAG CTTATCAAAATTACAGCACCTCTTCCTGCTTTCCTTCAAACACAAGAAGAACGCAAGGCAAACCAGCCAAACTCCAGCTAG
- the LOC132059660 gene encoding RNA pseudouridine synthase 5 isoform X2: MSKKAEVAAYFGVPWPTLNDGLTYHDIVRPTDAGLTLIKFYFRKYKNSAPLLGWLQRIQNKQITVDGKVVTLPDTELRAGAELVYHRLPWREPDAPYLLQVLFEDDHLIVVNKPSGLQVLPGGSYQQRTVLTQLQWHACKLTTTSSGCQKAHPVPVHRLGRGTSGILLCAKTKPGKSRLAAYFAEGTSVVEDKYTNSECNTMRKICKIYRALVSGVMAMDEVVIKQPIGTIKYPGVAKGLYVASPSGKPALSSVRVLDRDLENNCTLVQVEIQSGRPHQIRIHLSFIGHPLIGDPLYVSGGQPKCFHPELMGESFEKDGGYQRPENPVPGDCGYNLHAHQIVLIHPIINEVAALTLPNGILLP, translated from the exons ATGTCGAAAAAAGCAGAAGTTGCGGCCTATTTTGGAGTGCCATGGCCAACACTTAATGACGGATTAACCTACCATGATATTGTCCGACCCACCGATGCTG GTCTTACACTGATAAAATTCTACTTTAGAAAGTACAAAAATTCAGCTCCTTTACTAGG TTGGTTGCAGAGAATTCAAAATAAGCAG ATAACAGTTGATGGTAAAGTTGTTACCTTACCAGATACTGAACTCAg GGCAGGTGCTGAATTAGTATACCATCGCCTTCCTTGGAGAGAACCTGATGCACCTTACTTGTTACAAGTACTATTTGAAGATGACCACTTG ATTGTCGTAAATAAACCTTCCGGTTTGCAAGTTCTTCCTGGAGGGTCGTACCAGCAGCGGACCGTCTTGACACAACTCCAGTGGCATGCGTGCAAGCTGACAACCACTTCATCAGGTTGTCAAAAAGCACATCCAGTCCCAGTTCATCGTCTAGGAAGGGGTACATCAG GAATACTGCTCTGTGCAAAAACAAAGCCTGGTAAATCTCGCCTTGCAGCATATTTTGCTGAGGGGACGTCAGTTGTTGAAGACAA ATACACCAACTCAGAGTGCAATACAATGAGGAAGATTTGCAAGATATATCGAGCGCTAGTAAGTGGTGTGATGGCTATGGATGAG GTTGTCATCAAGCAACCAATTGGTACAATTAAATACCCTGGAGTTGCTAAAGGGCTGTATGTTGCTTCTCCTTCAG GGAAGCCAGCTCTGAGCAGCGTTCGCGTTCTTGATAGAGATTTGGAGAACAACTGCACATTGGTTCAG GTTGAAATTCAATCTGGAAGGCCACACCAAATCCGCATCCACCTCTCTTTCATTGGACATCCGCTAATTG GTGATCCTCTTTATGTATCTGGCGGGCAACCAAAGTGCTTTCATCCTGAATTAATGGGTGAAAGTTTTGAGAAAGATGG CGGCTATCAAAGACCTGAGAATCCGGTTCCTGGGGACTGTGGATATAACTTGCATGCGCATCAAATAGTTCTTATTCACCCCATCATAAACGAG GTAGCAGCACTGACTTTGCCAAATGGGATCTTACTACCTTGA